In a single window of the Gadus chalcogrammus isolate NIFS_2021 chromosome 20, NIFS_Gcha_1.0, whole genome shotgun sequence genome:
- the LOC130373778 gene encoding gamma-crystallin M1-like translates to MMGKFQITFYEEKNFQGRSYECMSDCSDMSSYMSRCQSCRVESGCFMLYERNNYMGQQFFMRRGEYNDMHRMQSMGMMFDNIRSCRMIPFHRGQFRMKIYERENFVGQFNEMMDDCDNIQDRYRMSDCQSCHVMDGHWLMYEQPHYKGRMMYMRPGEYRSFKEMMSCQRFMSMRRITDMC, encoded by the exons ATGATGGgcaag TTTCAGATCACTTTCTACGAGGAGAAGAACTTCCAGGGTCGCTCCTATGAGTGCATGAGCGACTGCTCCGACATGTCCTCCTACATGAGCAGGTGCCAGTCCTGCAGGGTGGAGAGCGGCTGCTTCATGCTCTATGAGAGGAACAACTACATGGGCCAGCAGTTCTtcatgaggaggggagagtacAACGACATGCACCGCATGCAGAGCATGGGAATGATGTTTGACAACATCAGGTCCTGCAGAATGATCCCCTTT CACAGAGGCCAGTTCAGGATGAAGATCTACGAGAGGGAGAACTTCGTTGGTCAGTTCAATGAGATGATGGACGACTGTGACAACATCCAGGATCGCTACCGCATGTCCGACTGCCAGTCCTGCCACGTGATGGACGGCCACTGGCTGATGTACGAGCAGCCCCATTACAAGGGCAGGATGATGTACATGAGGCCCGGAGAGTACAGGAGCTTCAAGGAGATGATGAGCTGCCAGAGGTTCATGAGCATGAGGCGTATCACTGACATGTGTTAA